Proteins encoded by one window of Sphingomonas ginkgonis:
- a CDS encoding NADPH-dependent FMN reductase: MSKAPRIVAIGGTIRPGSSTELALAAAAAAARDEGAEVSTFDGAYMAALPHYRGPHWSASDGAELIAAIRDADGVLLASPGYHGTVSGLVKNAIDYLEELAADRRPYLHGRPVGLIVTAFGHQAANSGMTTLRTIAHALRGWPTPFGAALKVGPDTFTAGGGCLDPAVLDQLDLVGRQVARVAGRL, translated from the coding sequence ATGAGCAAGGCACCCAGGATCGTGGCCATCGGCGGAACGATCCGGCCCGGCAGCAGCACCGAACTCGCGCTCGCCGCCGCCGCCGCCGCCGCGCGCGACGAGGGCGCCGAGGTGAGCACGTTCGATGGCGCCTACATGGCGGCGCTCCCCCACTATCGGGGGCCGCACTGGTCGGCCAGCGACGGCGCCGAGCTGATCGCCGCGATCCGCGACGCCGACGGCGTGCTGCTCGCCAGCCCCGGCTATCACGGCACCGTTTCCGGCCTCGTCAAGAACGCGATCGACTATCTCGAGGAGCTCGCGGCCGATCGCCGCCCCTATCTTCACGGGCGCCCCGTCGGCCTGATCGTCACCGCTTTCGGGCACCAGGCGGCGAACAGCGGGATGACGACGCTACGCACCATCGCGCATGCCCTGCGGGGCTGGCCGACGCCGTTCGGCGCCGCGCTCAAGGTCGGACCCGACACGTTCACCGCTGGCGGCGGCTGCCTCGATCCGGCGGTGCTCGACCAGCTGGACTTGGTCGGCCGCCAGGTCGCCCGGGTCGCCGGGCGGTTGTGA
- a CDS encoding aldo/keto reductase, with translation MSDLPFPPATLPLGPGGPPVSPLAWGMWRLAGSREEAAVLVHAALDAGLTLLDTADIYGFDGRDGFGNAEVLLGEVLAADPGLRTRMVLATKGGIRPPLPYDQSGAYLARAIDASLRRLRVERIDLYQIHRPDILAHPQEVARTLEEAVAAGKIDRLGVSNFTPAQIETLKHFLTVPLATTQPEISPLRIDCFENGELDQALRLGLRPLAWSPLGGGRLIDPEDERDRAVAAALDEVAQAHGVARSVAALSWLMAHPAGIIPIVGSQKAERIREAAEALRVRWTREQWYAVLVAARGEKLP, from the coding sequence ATGAGCGACCTGCCCTTTCCGCCAGCCACCCTGCCGCTCGGACCGGGCGGGCCGCCGGTCTCGCCCCTGGCGTGGGGCATGTGGCGCCTGGCGGGCTCGCGCGAGGAAGCGGCGGTGCTGGTCCATGCCGCGCTCGATGCCGGGCTGACCTTGCTCGACACCGCCGACATCTACGGCTTCGACGGACGGGACGGCTTCGGCAACGCGGAGGTGCTGCTCGGCGAGGTGCTCGCCGCCGATCCCGGGCTGCGGACGCGCATGGTGCTCGCGACCAAGGGCGGCATCCGGCCGCCGCTGCCCTACGACCAGAGCGGCGCCTACCTCGCCAGGGCGATAGACGCGTCGCTCCGGCGCCTGCGGGTCGAGCGCATCGATCTCTACCAGATCCACCGTCCCGACATCCTGGCGCACCCGCAGGAGGTCGCCCGTACGCTGGAGGAGGCGGTCGCGGCGGGGAAGATCGACCGACTCGGCGTCTCGAACTTCACGCCGGCGCAGATCGAGACGCTGAAGCACTTCCTCACGGTCCCGCTCGCCACGACCCAGCCGGAGATCTCGCCGCTGCGCATCGATTGTTTCGAAAATGGCGAGTTGGATCAGGCGCTCCGGCTCGGGCTTCGGCCGCTGGCCTGGTCGCCGCTTGGCGGCGGGCGGCTGATCGATCCCGAGGACGAGCGCGACCGCGCGGTGGCCGCTGCGTTGGACGAGGTCGCGCAGGCGCACGGCGTCGCCCGCAGCGTGGCGGCGCTCAGCTGGCTGATGGCACATCCGGCCGGAATCATCCCCATCGTCGGATCTCAGAAAGCCGAGCGGATCCGCGAAGCGGCGGAGGCGCTGCGCGTGCGCTGGACTCGCGAGCAATGGTACGCGGTGCTGGTCGCAGCGCGCGGAGAGAAGCTGCCGTAG
- a CDS encoding class II aldolase/adducin family protein — MERLATPGEVEIPSLEGKVGEEEWKLRVDLAAAYRLIAHYGWDDLIFTHMSVRIPGPEHHFLLNPYNLMFEEVTASSLVKVDTNGNPVDPTPFITNPAGFTIHSAIHMAREDAQAVIHLHTPHGQAVAAHEEGLLPLTQTAMLVGGDLAFHDYEGVAVDLDERERLVADLGSHGVMLLRNHGTLSVGETIGEAFIKIYFLERACEAQVLALSAGDRLNRPPQGSPEITAQQGATGLKVAANYLAWPALLRKAYRLDPAFAS; from the coding sequence ATGGAGCGCCTCGCCACGCCCGGCGAGGTCGAGATCCCGAGCCTGGAGGGGAAGGTCGGCGAGGAGGAGTGGAAGCTCCGCGTCGATCTCGCCGCCGCCTACCGGCTGATCGCCCACTACGGCTGGGACGATCTCATCTTCACCCACATGTCGGTGCGCATCCCCGGGCCCGAGCACCACTTCCTGCTCAACCCCTACAACCTCATGTTCGAGGAAGTGACTGCCAGCTCGCTGGTCAAGGTCGACACCAACGGCAATCCGGTCGATCCGACGCCCTTCATCACCAATCCCGCCGGCTTCACCATCCACTCCGCGATCCACATGGCGCGCGAGGATGCGCAGGCGGTCATCCACCTCCACACGCCGCACGGCCAGGCGGTCGCCGCGCACGAAGAGGGGCTGTTGCCGCTGACCCAGACCGCGATGCTGGTCGGCGGCGATCTCGCCTTCCATGACTATGAGGGCGTGGCGGTCGACCTCGACGAGCGCGAGCGGCTGGTCGCCGATCTCGGCAGTCATGGCGTCATGCTGCTGCGCAACCATGGCACGCTCAGCGTCGGCGAGACGATCGGCGAAGCCTTCATCAAGATCTATTTCCTCGAGCGGGCCTGCGAGGCGCAGGTGCTGGCGCTGTCCGCCGGCGACCGGCTCAACCGCCCCCCGCAGGGCTCGCCGGAGATCACCGCGCAGCAGGGCGCGACCGGCCTCAAGGTCGCCGCCAACTATCTCGCCTGGCCCGCGCTGCTGCGCAAGGCGTACCGGCTCGACCCCGCGTTCGCGAGCTAG
- the maiA gene encoding maleylacetoacetate isomerase, with protein MKPLLHDYWRSSACYRVRIALHLKGVDFDTHVVDLAAGDQRSEAWRAENPQGLVPMLEIDGHRLVQSLAIMDYLDARHEQPPFVPKDPAARSHVLAMALVVACDIHPLNNLRVLRHLKGELGQSQEAADEWYRHWVREGLAALEAMAAPGAGRFLAGDEIGFADICLVPQLYNARRFDVPLAPYPTLARVEASCLALPAVAAAHPDVAREIGAKEKMA; from the coding sequence ATGAAACCGCTGCTCCACGATTACTGGCGCTCCTCCGCCTGCTATCGCGTCCGCATCGCCCTGCACCTCAAGGGCGTCGACTTCGACACCCATGTCGTCGACCTCGCCGCCGGCGACCAGCGATCGGAGGCGTGGCGCGCCGAGAACCCGCAGGGCCTCGTCCCGATGCTCGAGATCGACGGCCACCGCCTCGTCCAAAGCCTGGCGATCATGGACTATCTCGACGCCCGCCACGAGCAGCCGCCGTTCGTCCCCAAGGACCCGGCGGCGCGCAGCCATGTGCTGGCGATGGCGCTGGTGGTCGCTTGCGACATCCACCCGCTCAACAATCTGCGCGTGCTGCGGCATCTCAAGGGGGAGCTGGGCCAGTCGCAGGAAGCCGCCGACGAATGGTATCGCCACTGGGTGCGCGAAGGGCTCGCCGCGCTGGAAGCGATGGCGGCGCCGGGTGCCGGCCGCTTCCTCGCCGGCGACGAGATCGGCTTCGCCGACATCTGCCTCGTGCCCCAGCTCTACAATGCGCGGCGCTTCGACGTGCCGCTCGCTCCCTATCCGACGCTGGCGCGGGTCGAGGCGAGCTGCCTCGCCCTGCCCGCCGTCGCCGCCGCCCACCCCGACGTTGCCCGAGAGATTGGGGCCAAGGAGAAGATGGCATGA
- a CDS encoding acyl-CoA thioesterase, translated as MTRPVFTATITATPDHIDELGHVNNAVWVQWIQDVAVAHWRSVADPAHDAAYIWVVVRHEIDYLRAALPGDVLTARTWVGEAPRGARFDRHMEFTGADGKPRVRALTVWAILDRASGRPLRVPEAVIAPFLG; from the coding sequence ATGACCCGCCCCGTCTTCACCGCCACCATCACCGCCACCCCCGACCACATCGACGAGCTCGGCCACGTCAACAATGCGGTCTGGGTGCAGTGGATCCAGGACGTCGCGGTCGCCCACTGGCGGAGCGTCGCCGACCCGGCGCACGACGCTGCCTATATCTGGGTCGTGGTCCGCCACGAGATCGACTATCTGCGCGCCGCGCTGCCCGGCGACGTGCTGACCGCGCGGACCTGGGTCGGCGAGGCTCCGCGCGGCGCCCGCTTCGACCGCCACATGGAGTTCACCGGCGCGGATGGGAAACCGCGGGTCCGCGCGCTGACGGTATGGGCGATCCTCGACCGGGCGAGCGGCCGCCCGCTGCGCGTGCCCGAGGCGGTGATCGCCCCCTTCCTCGGCTGA
- a CDS encoding S9 family peptidase: MTDQPPRPPRADKRPHSFSHHGVTIDDPYAWLRDPAYPEVNDADVLAYLKAENAWFEAAMKPHAGLVDTLFQEMKGRIKEDDSSVPQKDGDWLYWWAFKPGAQYRDWYRRPVAGGADQLIFAEPAAAAGKDYFRLGAIAVSPDGRLMATMIDDSGSERFTLSVREVDSGRELETVTTVGIGSPVWTADSAGLVYTEVNDNWRSYRALYHRLGEDPARAKLVYEETEELGFSVGVGESQDRSTIFIATGDNTTSEVRFVPADDAAAEPVMISPRRTGREYSCDAAHGRLWILTNDNHVNFRVATAEFAAPGEWNTLVEGSDRTYLRGITAFRDHLALTARVDGLDQLLLRDYATGETRRIPFAEASYSAAFGSNPEFAPAAYRVGYSSMVTPGTVYDYHPEDDRLEVRKVTEIPSGYDASQYRTERLMVPGRDGAAIPVSVVYRDDFRKDGDGKLFLYAYGAYGFAIPPSFSSSRLSLLDRGFAYAIAHIRGGDDLGYQWFLDGKLTRRTSTFNDFVDAAKGLVDAGFTRPGRIAIQGGSAGGELMGAVANSDPELWGAVVADVPFVDVLNTMLDASLPLTPGEWPEWGNPIEDKAAFDLIRSYSPYDQVKAQAYPPMLITGGLNDPRVTYWEPAKWAAKLRELKTDDNLLLLKINMGAGHGGKSGRWDSLHEVAEAYAFVLWQLGES, from the coding sequence ATGACCGACCAGCCCCCGCGCCCGCCCCGCGCCGACAAGCGCCCGCACAGCTTCAGCCACCATGGCGTCACCATCGACGACCCTTACGCCTGGCTGCGCGACCCGGCCTATCCCGAGGTCAACGACGCCGACGTGCTCGCTTACCTCAAGGCCGAGAACGCCTGGTTCGAGGCGGCGATGAAGCCGCATGCCGGGCTGGTCGACACGCTGTTCCAGGAGATGAAGGGGCGAATCAAGGAAGACGACAGCTCGGTTCCGCAGAAGGACGGCGACTGGCTCTACTGGTGGGCGTTCAAGCCCGGCGCCCAGTATCGCGACTGGTACCGGCGGCCGGTCGCCGGCGGCGCCGACCAGCTCATCTTCGCCGAACCGGCCGCGGCCGCGGGCAAGGATTATTTCCGCCTCGGCGCGATCGCGGTCAGCCCCGACGGCCGGCTGATGGCGACGATGATCGACGACAGCGGCTCGGAGCGCTTCACCCTCAGCGTCCGCGAGGTCGACAGCGGGCGCGAGCTCGAGACGGTGACCACGGTCGGCATCGGCTCGCCGGTCTGGACTGCCGACAGCGCCGGCCTCGTCTACACCGAGGTCAACGACAATTGGCGCAGCTACCGCGCCCTCTACCATCGCCTCGGCGAGGACCCGGCCCGGGCCAAGCTCGTCTACGAGGAAACCGAGGAGCTCGGCTTCTCGGTCGGGGTCGGCGAATCGCAGGACCGCTCGACCATCTTCATCGCCACCGGCGACAACACCACCAGCGAGGTCCGCTTCGTCCCCGCGGACGACGCGGCCGCCGAGCCGGTGATGATCAGCCCGCGCCGCACCGGCCGCGAATATAGCTGCGACGCCGCGCACGGCCGGCTGTGGATCCTCACCAACGACAACCACGTCAATTTCCGCGTCGCCACCGCCGAGTTCGCCGCCCCGGGCGAGTGGAACACGCTGGTCGAGGGCAGCGATCGCACCTACCTCCGCGGGATCACCGCCTTCCGCGACCATCTCGCGCTGACCGCCCGGGTCGACGGCCTCGACCAGCTCCTGCTACGCGATTACGCCACCGGCGAGACCCGCCGGATCCCCTTCGCGGAGGCGAGCTACTCCGCCGCGTTTGGCTCCAACCCCGAGTTCGCCCCCGCCGCCTACCGCGTCGGCTATTCCTCGATGGTCACGCCCGGCACCGTCTACGACTATCATCCCGAGGACGATCGCCTCGAGGTCCGCAAGGTCACCGAGATCCCGTCCGGCTACGACGCCTCGCAATACCGCACCGAGCGGCTGATGGTCCCCGGCCGCGACGGCGCCGCCATCCCCGTCTCGGTCGTCTACCGCGACGACTTCCGCAAGGACGGCGACGGCAAGCTCTTCCTCTATGCCTATGGTGCCTACGGCTTTGCCATCCCGCCGAGCTTCTCCAGCTCGCGCCTCAGCCTGCTCGACCGCGGCTTCGCCTACGCCATCGCCCACATCCGCGGCGGCGACGACCTCGGCTACCAGTGGTTCCTCGACGGGAAGCTCACCAGGCGGACCAGCACCTTCAACGACTTCGTCGACGCCGCGAAGGGCCTGGTCGACGCCGGCTTCACCCGGCCCGGCCGGATCGCGATCCAGGGCGGCTCGGCGGGCGGCGAGCTGATGGGCGCGGTCGCCAATTCCGATCCCGAGCTGTGGGGCGCGGTGGTCGCCGACGTCCCCTTCGTCGACGTGCTCAACACCATGCTCGACGCCAGCCTGCCGCTCACCCCCGGCGAGTGGCCCGAGTGGGGCAACCCGATCGAGGACAAGGCCGCCTTCGACCTCATCCGCAGCTATTCGCCCTACGACCAGGTCAAGGCCCAAGCCTATCCGCCGATGCTGATCACCGGCGGCCTCAACGATCCCCGCGTGACCTATTGGGAGCCGGCCAAGTGGGCCGCGAAGCTCCGCGAGCTCAAGACCGACGACAATCTCCTTTTGCTCAAGATCAACATGGGCGCCGGCCACGGCGGCAAGAGCGGCCGCTGGGACTCGCTCCACGAGGTCGCCGAGGCCTACGCCTTCGTGCTATGGCAGCTCGGGGAATCCTGA
- a CDS encoding cation:proton antiporter produces MHEATVQTHLLRDAVILLGFALGFVILFRRLGLGATLGYLLAGAVVGPSVLGLVGGAAEKIDVAELGITFLLFIVGLELNPARLWRMKREIFGLGLLQVASCGLLLAGFTWVVTKNDLAAAIALGLPLGLSSTAQVLPLLQSSGRLRTPFGERAFAILLFQDLSIIPLITIVTLMSRNPADANAPPGWLLALYTVGAIAGLIALGRFAIRPLFRLIGNLGEREMFVVAALFTIIAAAALMELLGLSTALGAFVAGVMLADSPYRHELEADVEPFRSILLGLFFLSVGMLLDLGAIAKEPLFVLGMAAALIAVKTAVIAGIGLAFRMSWRSALGLGILLSQGGEFGFVLFSQAQGAQLIDAETTSLFSAIVTLSMVTTPFLMKATRKLREAPVERQEKREEPQNDGANALIVGYGRFGQTVAQMLIASEVPVTLIDTDVEMIDVAGEFGAKVYFGDGTRVDLLRQAGAEEAELILFCIDGDQLTPDIIEGVHEAFPKAALYARAFDRRSVIKLKDSPVRYVVREVLESAVRMARMALEEIGVGGEQIDRSEAMYRGRDRERLHRQFETGDLKTAREKIITQDERR; encoded by the coding sequence ATGCACGAAGCGACCGTCCAGACCCACCTACTGCGCGACGCGGTGATCCTGCTCGGCTTCGCGCTGGGCTTCGTCATCCTGTTCCGCCGGCTCGGTCTGGGCGCGACACTGGGCTATCTGCTCGCGGGCGCGGTGGTGGGTCCGAGCGTGCTCGGGCTGGTCGGCGGGGCGGCGGAGAAGATCGACGTCGCCGAACTCGGGATCACCTTCCTGCTGTTCATCGTCGGCTTGGAGCTCAACCCGGCGCGGCTGTGGCGGATGAAGCGGGAAATCTTCGGGCTGGGGCTGCTGCAGGTGGCGAGCTGCGGGCTGCTGCTGGCCGGCTTCACCTGGGTGGTGACGAAGAACGACCTCGCCGCGGCGATCGCGCTCGGGCTGCCGCTCGGCCTCTCCTCGACCGCGCAGGTGCTGCCGCTGCTGCAGTCCTCGGGCCGGCTGCGCACCCCGTTCGGCGAGCGCGCCTTCGCGATCCTGCTGTTCCAGGACCTGTCGATCATCCCGCTGATCACCATCGTCACGCTGATGAGCCGCAACCCGGCCGACGCCAACGCGCCGCCCGGCTGGCTGCTGGCGCTCTATACGGTGGGCGCGATCGCCGGGCTGATCGCGCTCGGCCGGTTCGCGATCCGCCCGCTGTTCCGGCTGATCGGCAATCTCGGCGAGCGCGAGATGTTCGTGGTCGCCGCGCTGTTCACGATCATCGCCGCGGCGGCGCTGATGGAGCTGCTTGGCCTGTCGACCGCGCTCGGCGCCTTCGTCGCGGGCGTGATGCTGGCGGACTCGCCCTACCGCCACGAGCTGGAGGCCGACGTCGAGCCGTTCCGTTCGATCCTGCTCGGGCTGTTCTTCCTCTCGGTCGGAATGCTGCTCGACCTCGGGGCGATCGCCAAGGAGCCGCTGTTCGTGCTCGGCATGGCGGCGGCGCTGATCGCGGTGAAGACAGCGGTGATCGCCGGAATTGGGCTGGCCTTCCGGATGAGCTGGCGGAGCGCGCTCGGCCTCGGGATCCTGCTCAGCCAGGGCGGCGAGTTCGGCTTCGTGCTGTTCAGCCAGGCGCAGGGCGCGCAGCTGATCGACGCCGAGACGACCAGCCTGTTCAGCGCGATCGTGACCCTCTCGATGGTCACCACGCCGTTCCTGATGAAGGCGACGCGCAAGCTGCGCGAGGCGCCGGTCGAGCGGCAGGAGAAGCGGGAGGAGCCGCAGAACGATGGCGCCAATGCGCTGATCGTCGGCTACGGCCGGTTCGGGCAGACCGTCGCGCAGATGCTGATCGCCAGCGAGGTGCCGGTGACGCTGATCGACACCGACGTCGAGATGATCGACGTCGCCGGGGAGTTTGGCGCCAAGGTCTATTTCGGTGACGGCACGCGGGTCGACCTGCTGCGGCAGGCGGGCGCGGAAGAGGCCGAGCTGATCCTCTTCTGCATCGACGGCGACCAGCTCACCCCCGACATCATCGAGGGCGTGCACGAGGCGTTCCCCAAGGCGGCGCTGTACGCGCGGGCGTTCGACCGCCGCTCGGTGATCAAGCTCAAGGATTCGCCGGTCCGCTACGTGGTTCGCGAAGTGCTCGAGAGCGCGGTCCGGATGGCGCGGATGGCGCTGGAGGAAATCGGCGTCGGTGGCGAGCAGATTGACCGCTCCGAGGCGATGTACCGCGGGCGCGACCGCGAACGGCTGCATCGACAGTTCGAGACCGGCGACCTCAAGACCGCGCGCGAAAAGATCATCACCCAGGACGAACGGCGCTAG
- a CDS encoding UrcA family protein has protein sequence MAAIRQENAMAPSSMLPAAALFLVAAVPALARPVVVTAPEPDRLTVHIPLASLDLATSRGERALARRVTGAVRDLCNEAVGAAGISLVDTVRWQDCSRAAWSQSRPQMEEALARARAVAASAAPALAVTAITISLPTR, from the coding sequence ATGGCCGCCATCAGGCAGGAGAATGCGATGGCCCCGTCATCCATGCTTCCGGCCGCTGCCCTGTTCCTGGTTGCGGCCGTTCCGGCGCTTGCCCGGCCGGTTGTCGTCACCGCCCCCGAGCCCGATCGGCTCACCGTCCACATCCCACTCGCAAGCCTCGACCTCGCGACGAGCCGCGGCGAGCGGGCGCTCGCCCGGAGGGTAACCGGCGCGGTGCGCGACCTCTGCAACGAGGCCGTGGGCGCCGCCGGCATCTCGCTCGTCGACACTGTTCGCTGGCAGGATTGCTCGCGCGCGGCGTGGAGCCAGTCGCGGCCGCAGATGGAGGAGGCGCTCGCCCGCGCCCGCGCGGTCGCCGCGTCGGCCGCTCCGGCGCTCGCCGTCACGGCCATCACCATCAGCCTGCCGACCCGGTGA
- a CDS encoding UrcA family protein — translation MSRTFMISAAILTALAASPSLARGPVVVTAEPDRVVRHISYADLNLAVPAGERVLQARVRGGIRGLCDEIVPGGTTDLNSILGRKDCSRDAWEQADPQIAAAIQRAREIASTGTSTIAASAIVISLGH, via the coding sequence ATGAGCAGGACGTTCATGATTTCCGCCGCCATCTTGACGGCCCTGGCCGCCAGCCCGTCGCTCGCGCGCGGCCCGGTCGTGGTGACCGCCGAACCCGACCGGGTGGTGCGCCACATCAGCTACGCCGACCTCAACCTCGCCGTGCCGGCAGGCGAGCGCGTGCTTCAGGCCCGCGTGCGCGGAGGCATTCGCGGTCTCTGCGACGAGATCGTGCCCGGCGGCACGACCGATCTCAACTCGATCCTCGGGCGCAAAGATTGCTCGCGGGATGCCTGGGAGCAGGCCGATCCGCAGATCGCCGCCGCCATCCAGCGCGCCCGCGAGATCGCGAGCACCGGGACCTCGACCATCGCCGCCTCGGCGATCGTCATCAGCCTCGGACACTGA
- a CDS encoding LytTR family DNA-binding domain-containing protein — protein MGAIRSSVPDDLRVLLCIAFQAELAPNRIAALRRGLVESPACCSGFDLTGRFDFAAEMAFESPAALDEWLNRTREELDGDAVDIDVSIICRHHEPADEAASADLLVPVAGGYRRLLLAAIERVTAERDYVRIHAEGATWLLHSTLQALAERLPGERFIRIHRSTLVRRDTIEQLVRRGRRWQVCCRDGSCLLISRTHLRDTLAAFDADRRSGNDVHRRGGSSGDAALRPAEEPVRLAS, from the coding sequence ATGGGCGCAATCAGATCCTCTGTTCCCGACGACTTACGGGTCCTTCTTTGCATCGCCTTCCAGGCCGAGCTCGCGCCGAATCGCATCGCGGCGCTCCGCCGCGGGCTGGTCGAATCGCCGGCCTGCTGCAGCGGCTTCGACCTCACCGGCCGGTTCGATTTCGCCGCGGAAATGGCGTTCGAGAGCCCCGCCGCGCTCGACGAATGGCTGAACCGCACCCGCGAGGAGCTCGACGGGGATGCCGTCGACATCGACGTCAGCATCATCTGCCGTCACCACGAGCCTGCCGACGAGGCCGCCAGCGCCGACCTCCTGGTCCCCGTCGCCGGCGGCTACCGGCGCCTGCTGCTCGCGGCGATCGAGCGGGTCACGGCCGAGCGCGACTATGTCCGGATCCATGCCGAGGGCGCCACCTGGCTGCTCCACAGCACCCTCCAGGCGCTCGCCGAGCGGCTGCCGGGGGAACGCTTCATCCGCATCCATCGCTCGACCCTGGTCCGCCGCGACACGATCGAGCAGCTCGTCCGTCGCGGCCGTCGCTGGCAGGTCTGCTGTCGCGACGGCAGCTGCCTGCTGATCTCGCGCACCCACCTGCGCGACACGCTGGCCGCCTTCGACGCCGATCGTCGATCCGGGAACGACGTTCATCGACGCGGCGGTTCGTCGGGCGATGCGGCGCTCCGTCCTGCCGAAGAGCCCGTGCGACTCGCCTCCTGA
- a CDS encoding winged helix-turn-helix domain-containing protein, giving the protein MNSAPEPFDPIAGFEPLLQAPARLQVAAVLANVDEAEFARLKAITGASDSVMSKHLSALADAGLIKLRKASSEGRQRTWASLSRDGRKRFDQHVAALQRIVAGGAE; this is encoded by the coding sequence GTGAACTCGGCGCCTGAACCGTTCGACCCGATCGCCGGGTTCGAGCCGCTGCTGCAGGCGCCGGCCCGGCTGCAGGTCGCCGCGGTGCTCGCCAACGTCGACGAGGCGGAGTTCGCGCGCCTCAAGGCGATCACCGGCGCGAGCGACTCGGTCATGTCCAAGCATCTCTCCGCGCTGGCGGATGCCGGGCTGATCAAGTTGCGCAAGGCCAGCAGCGAGGGGCGCCAGCGGACCTGGGCCAGCCTCAGCCGGGATGGACGCAAGCGCTTCGACCAGCACGTCGCCGCGTTGCAGCGGATCGTCGCCGGCGGCGCGGAGTAG